A genomic region of Primulina huaijiensis isolate GDHJ02 unplaced genomic scaffold, ASM1229523v2 scaffold42415, whole genome shotgun sequence contains the following coding sequences:
- the LOC140969624 gene encoding endo-1,3;1,4-beta-D-glucanase-like, with the protein MAGKQCCENPPTLSSSSGVGHVKELGGLSCYISGPADSNFSVVLISDVFGYETPNLRKLADKVAAAGFYTVVPDFFGGDPYVPENAERPIVVWLKDHGTDQGFEDAKPVIEALKSNGITKIAAAGFCWGAKVVVELAKHSFIQAGVLLHPSLVTVEDIQGVKVPLSILGAEIDQVSPPELVKQFETILNAKPEINCHVKIFPGVAHGWSVRYKEEDEHSVKSAEEAHSDMLDWFTKHLK; encoded by the exons ATGGCTGGGAAACAGTGCTGTGAGAACCCACCAACTCTAAGCTCCAGCAGTGGAGTTGGCCATGTGAAGGAACTCGGAGGCCTCAGCTGCTACATCTCTGGCCCTGCCGATTCCAACTTCTCTGTGGTCTTGATTTCGGATGTTTTCG GTTACGAGACTCCTAATTTGAG GAAACTTGCGGACAAAGTTGCCGCGGCCGGATTTTATACAGTCGTCCCAGATTTCTTCGGGGGAGATCCTTACGTTCCTGAAAATGCTGAGAGACCTATCGTAGTTTGGCTCAAAGATCACGGGACT GATCAAGGAtttgaggatgcaaagccaGTTATTGAGGCTCTTAAAAGCAATGGCATAACTAAGATTGCTGCGGCTGGCTTCTGTTGGGGAG CCAAGGTGGTTGTGGAACTTGCGAAGCACTCTTTTATACAAGCTGGGGTGCTGCTACATCCTTCTCTTGTAACTGTAGAAGATATTCAAG GAGTTAAGGTTCCTCTTTCGATTCTTGGAGCTGAGATCGACCAGGTGTCTCCACCAGAGCTCGTGAAACAGTTTGAAACTATTTTGAATGCTAAGCCTGAG ATCAACTGCCATGTGAAGATATTTCCTGGTGTCGCGCATGGGTGGTCTGTAAGGTACAAGGAAGAAGACGAGCATTCCGTGAAGAGCGCAGAAGAGGCTCACTCTGACATGTTGGATTGGTTTACCAAACatcttaaataa